Proteins from one Catenuloplanes atrovinosus genomic window:
- a CDS encoding nuclear transport factor 2 family protein, producing the protein MTDTPVAVFRRATDALLAHDMAAFTALYADDAVMEFPFAPPGRPQRLDGRAAVEAYLDGYTDWLDIQRIHDVVVHETADPRVIVAELAASGRVVATGAPYTARYVAVLTIVDGRIRHYRDYWNPMLMAELSA; encoded by the coding sequence GTGACCGACACCCCCGTGGCCGTCTTCCGGCGTGCCACCGACGCGCTGCTCGCCCACGACATGGCCGCGTTCACCGCGCTCTACGCCGACGACGCGGTGATGGAGTTCCCGTTCGCGCCGCCCGGCCGCCCGCAGCGGCTCGACGGCCGGGCCGCCGTCGAGGCGTACCTGGACGGCTACACCGACTGGCTCGACATCCAGCGCATCCACGACGTCGTGGTGCACGAGACCGCGGACCCGCGGGTGATCGTCGCCGAGTTGGCCGCCAGCGGCCGGGTCGTCGCCACCGGCGCTCCCTACACCGCCCGGTACGTCGCGGTGCTCACCATTGTCGACGGCCGCATCCGGCACTACCGCGACTACTGGAACCCGATGCTGATGGCGGAGCTGTCCGCATGA